Proteins from a genomic interval of Flammeovirgaceae bacterium SG7u.111:
- a CDS encoding RagB/SusD family nutrient uptake outer membrane protein, which translates to MKTIYKIVITALFLFGCTEDILDKYPQDRLSPDTFYQNEAELNMGLTGIYENIKEYETPIHWFQFDFMSDDAFCHHAWQGSLEFGSWSHNSNSWAAGAKWARAYQLIVRANTFLENTETAPVSDEVKTQVAAEARFLRAYMYSDLIHFFGDVPLILKVQTIDEAYVSRSPKSEVLTAILADLDFAAQNLPTSYSSDNVGRATKGAALAYKARTLLYNEKWTEAAAVAKEVMDLNVYDLYPDYEGIFLEENENNIEVIFDIQYIKDLNAQPWPSSALSFGEWPTPNISIDLINAYYMTNGMAIDDSGSGYDPQDPYSNRDPRLAASIALPGTNLGASRTMIPANDEVITGVRPRKYADFSNSNRDNCGINTIKLRYADILLMRAEALIESGDNSQEVYNLINAVRQRANMPSIEDAEGTGLSTGELRNIVRHERRVEFPIEGLRYADMLRWKDESLVHDVIGYNKQKLSDPSSSETWQFEEVIAATRAFDPAKGWLWPIPQTEVQNNENLSQNPGY; encoded by the coding sequence ATGAAAACTATATATAAAATAGTAATAACAGCTTTATTCCTCTTCGGATGTACAGAAGACATATTGGATAAATATCCTCAAGACCGACTTTCTCCAGACACTTTCTATCAGAATGAGGCAGAATTGAATATGGGGTTGACGGGTATCTATGAGAATATCAAAGAATATGAGACCCCCATTCATTGGTTTCAGTTTGATTTTATGTCAGACGATGCCTTTTGCCACCATGCTTGGCAAGGTTCGCTAGAATTTGGATCTTGGTCTCATAATTCAAATAGCTGGGCCGCAGGAGCAAAGTGGGCCAGAGCTTATCAATTAATAGTAAGGGCAAATACTTTTTTGGAAAATACAGAAACAGCTCCGGTAAGCGACGAAGTAAAAACCCAAGTAGCGGCAGAAGCTAGGTTTCTAAGAGCCTATATGTATTCAGATCTGATACATTTCTTTGGAGATGTTCCACTCATTTTGAAAGTACAAACAATAGACGAGGCCTATGTGTCACGCTCACCAAAAAGCGAAGTACTGACCGCCATCCTCGCTGATTTGGACTTTGCAGCTCAAAACCTTCCTACAAGCTACTCTTCAGACAATGTAGGACGTGCTACCAAAGGGGCAGCTTTAGCTTACAAAGCCAGAACCTTATTGTACAACGAAAAATGGACCGAGGCAGCAGCTGTAGCAAAAGAGGTAATGGACCTGAACGTTTACGATCTATATCCAGATTATGAGGGAATATTTTTAGAAGAAAATGAAAATAACATAGAAGTCATTTTTGATATCCAATATATAAAAGACCTAAATGCTCAGCCATGGCCTAGTTCAGCACTTTCTTTTGGAGAATGGCCAACCCCTAATATTAGCATTGATTTGATTAATGCATATTACATGACTAATGGCATGGCGATAGATGATTCGGGATCAGGCTACGATCCTCAAGATCCTTATTCAAATCGAGATCCAAGGCTTGCAGCTTCCATAGCATTGCCTGGTACAAATCTTGGTGCAAGCCGTACCATGATCCCTGCTAATGATGAAGTAATAACAGGAGTAAGACCTAGAAAATACGCTGACTTCTCAAATTCAAACCGTGATAATTGCGGCATTAATACTATTAAATTGCGTTATGCCGATATTCTTCTAATGCGAGCTGAAGCATTAATAGAATCTGGAGATAACTCACAGGAGGTATATAACCTGATAAATGCAGTGAGGCAGAGAGCAAATATGCCAAGCATAGAAGATGCAGAAGGAACTGGACTAAGTACAGGCGAGCTTAGAAATATTGTCCGTCACGAGCGCAGGGTCGAATTCCCAATAGAAGGACTACGCTATGCCGACATGCTTCGCTGGAAAGATGAGTCTTTGGTTCATGATGTAATCGGTTACAACAAACAAAAATTATCTGACCCATCCAGCTCTGAAACATGGCAGTTTGAAGAAGTAATTGCTGCAACCCGAGCTTTTGATCCAGCAAAAGGCTGGTTATGGCCAATTCCTCAAACAGAGGTACAAAACAATGAAAACTTATCACAAAACCCAGGTTATTAA